A window of the Gossypium hirsutum isolate 1008001.06 chromosome A03, Gossypium_hirsutum_v2.1, whole genome shotgun sequence genome harbors these coding sequences:
- the LOC107886291 gene encoding uncharacterized protein, which translates to MILSFRVESYSKKQHCVPVWRRHQNRSAHSVAMTIFRGGIGRFSGGVRATVFFLWIVILFFSQLGLHFAVHNNNSNKDASTSSGSHQSFTFHPPRKALSLDTASFHAPSSLSQFTVNEDDPDTVYEDDMRVVHTGPNPLHN; encoded by the coding sequence ATGATCCTCTCTTTTAGAGTCGAAAGCTACTCCAAGAAACAGCACTGTGTTCCAGTTTGGAGGCGCCACCAGAATCGATCTGCTCACTCAGTTGCAATGACAATTTTTAGAGGTGGCATTGGCAGATTTAGTGGTGGAGTTAGAGCTACAGTTTTCTTCTTGTGGATCGTTATCTTGTTCTTTTCCCAGTTAGGTTTGCATTTTGCTGTTcataataataacagtaataaaGACGCCAGTACCAGCAGTGGTAGTCATCAGTCATTCACGTTTCATCCCCCAAGGAAAGCCCTGTCTTTGGACACTGCTTCTTTTCATGCTCCCTCAAGCCTATCTCAGTTTACTGTGAATGAAGATGATCCAGACACTGTATATGAAGATGATATGAGAGTAGTTCATACAGGTCCTAATCCTCTTCATAACTAG